In Luteimonas galliterrae, the sequence GCTTCGTTCAACGAACCGCCGCCGTTGCCGCGCAGATCGAGCACCACGCCGTCGACCTTGTCGGCGCGGAACTGCGCCAACAGCTTGGCGACGTCGCGCGTGGCCGAAGCGTAGTCGCCGTTGTTCTTGCGGCGGCCTTCGAAGTCCTGATAGAAGCCCTTGAGCTTGATCACGCCGATCCGCTTGGCCGGCGTATTGCCGTTGGCCGGTACGTTGAGCGTTTCGCCCTTGGCGGCTTCTTCCGCCAGGCGCACCTTGTCGCGGGTCAGCACGAGCCGGTTGGGCTTGCTGTCCAGGCCCGCTTCCGGCGGCACGATATCCAGGCGCACCTGGGTGCCTTTGGCGCCTTTGATCTTTTCGACGACATCGTCGATGCGCCAGCCGATCACGTCCTCCATCACGCCGCTGTTGCCCTGGCCGACGCCGACGATGCGGTCGCCCGGCTTGAGCTTGTCGCTGAGGTCGGCCGGACCGCCGGGCACGATCTCGCGGATCACGACCACGTCGTCCTGCTTCTGCAGCACCGCACCGATGCCTTCCAGCGACAGCGACATGCTCTGGTTGAAGCGTTCGGCGCCGCGCGGATCCAGATAGTTGGTGTGCGGGTCGATCGAACTGGCGTAAGCGTTGAGGAAGGTCTGGAACGCGTCCTCGCCGTTGAATTCGGCGTAAGTCTTGCCGAGGTTGGCGTAGCGCTTGTCCAGCGTCTTGCGGATCTCGTCGGGCTTCTTGCCGGCCAGCTTCAGGCGCAACCAGTCGTTGCGCACCGACTGCTTCCAGACGGCGTCGAGCTCGGCGCTGTCCTTGGCCCAGGGCAGGTCTTCGCGGTCGTATTCCCAGCGATCGGTGCCGCTGAAGTCGAAGATGTTCTGCTTCAACAAGCCGCGCGCGTAGGCCACGCGCTGTTCGACGCGCTGCTTGTACACCGCGAAGATCGCGTAGGCGGGAGTCAGCTCGCCGGCCTTGATGGCATCGTCGAGCTTGGTCTTCTGGGTCGCGAACTGGGCCACGTCCTGGGCGGTGAGGAACATCTTGCCGGGGTCGATCGCTTCCAGGTAACGCTTGAACACGTCCTGCGAAAGCGCATCGTCCAGCGCGCGCGGGCGATAGGCGTAACGGCTGTCGGACAGCAGGCCGTAGACCAGCTTGGAAGTCGTCGCCTGGTCGGGCGTGGGGCCGGCCGGCAGGCCGTCGCTATCGGCGCGGGCCAGCAACGCCAGCGGCGCGGTGAGGACGAGGGCGGCAAGCAGGGTGTGGCTCAATTTCATCGATACGCTCGGGGCCGTCTTGGCCGGGTCGAAGAACAATGGACGGTTCGGGAAGTCAGGTTGCAGTCGCTTCAGACAACGAGATAGTGCCGGAAGTTGCGGCCGCAAGCCGTTCCAAGCCACTTTAACCGCGCCGAACGGGCCCGATGTGAATGATTCGTCAGCCTGCGGTGGAACTGAACAGGCGGATGCGCAGCCTCAGGCGGCGACGCCGGCTTCGGCAGCCTGTCGATCGGCATGGTACGAGGAGCGCACCAGCGGACCCGAGGCGACGTGGGTGAAGCCCAGCGACATGCCGTAGACCTCGAGCGCCTTGAACTCGTCCGGCGTCCAGTAACGCAGCACCGGATGGTGGTGCGCGCTCGGCTGCAGGTACTGGCCGATGGTGACCATGTCCACGTCGTGCGCGCGCAGGTCGCGCAGCGTGCCCTGCACCTGCTCCATGGTCTCGCCCAGGCCGAGCATGATCCCGGATTTGGTCGGCAGCTGCGGATGCTGCTGCTTGAATTTCTGCAACAGGGTCAGCGACCACTGGTAGTCGGCGCCGGGGCGGACGTTGGTGTACAAGTCCGGCACGGTTTCGACGTTGTGGTTGAACACATCCGGCGGATTCGTGGCCAGGATCTCCAGCGCGCGTTCCATGCGGCCCTTGCCGCGGAAATCGGGCGTGAGGATCTCGATCTTGGTGTTGGGCGACTTGGCGCGCACCGCAGCGATGCAGTCGACGAAGTGCTGGGCACCGCCGTCGCGCAGGTCGTCGCGGTCGACGCTGGTCACCACCACGTACTTCAGGCCCATGTCGGCGATGGTGTTGGCCAGGTTGAACGGCTCCAGCGGATCGGGCGGCTTGGGCCGGCCGTGGGCCACATCGCAGAAGCTGCAGCGACGGGTGCAGACCTCGCCGAGGATCATGAAAGTGGCGGTGCCGTGGCCGAAGCATTCGTGGATGTTCGGGCAGCTGGCTTCCTCGCACACCGTGACCAGGCGGTTCTCGCGCAGCTTGGCCTTGAGCGCGGCGACCGCACCGTTGCTGGGGATGCGTACGCGGATCCAGGACGGCTTGCGCAGCACCGGCGCGTCGTCGAACTTGACCGGGCTGCGCGAAATCTTGTCGCCGGCGACCTGTTTCGCGCCCGGTTCCAGCGGCGCAGGCGTCGAAGCGACGACTTGCAGCGGAATGGATTTGGCGACGGTATCGGTCATGGCTTCGGGCTTTTTGCGCCCTCTCCCCGCTTGTGGGAAAGGGCTGGGGTGAGGGTCGGCTCTGGACTTCGCTTCATGCCGCCAACGACAAGTCCGGAAGCGCTTCGCGCCGTTCCAGGTTCAGGCCGAACTGCGCAGCGAGCTGTTCCAGCAGCACCGGCTTGACCGCATCCAGGCGGGAAGGGCCGCCCAAGTCTAGCACCGAGGTCACCTGCAGGCCTTCGTAGCCGCAGGGATTGATGCGCCGGAACGGCTCCAGATCCATGGCCACGTTGAAGGCCAGGCCGTGGAAGGTGCAGCCGCGGCGCACGCGGATGCCGAGCGCGGCGACCTTGGCGCCGGCCACGTACACGCCGGGCGCACCGTCGCGGCGTTCGGCATGGAGGTTCCATTCGGCCATCGTGTCGATCAGCGCCTGCTCGATGCGGTGCACGTACTCGCGCACGCCGATCTTCAGCCGCTTCAGGTCCAGCAGCGGGTAGGCCACGATCTGGCCCGGCCCGTGATAGGTCACCTGGCCGCCGCGGTCGACGTGCAGCACGGGAATCTCGCCGGGCATCAGCACGTGTTCGGGTTTGCCGGCCTGGCCCAGGGTGAACACCGGATCGTGTTCCACCAGCCAGACCTCGTCGGGCGTGGCGTCGTCGCGCGCATCGGTGAAACGCTGCATCGCGCGCCACACCGGTTCGTAAGGCTGGCGCCCCAAGTCGCGGACGATACCGCTTTGCCCCCTCTCCCGCTCAGCGGGAGAGGGCTGGGGTGGGGGCCCGGCTTTTGCCGTTTCGTTCACAGCGTCCACTTCACTTCCGGATGCGAGCGCAGCGCTTCGTGCGCCGTTTCGTACTGCTCGCGCGATTCGGCGCGGAAGCTGAGCTTCACCGATACGAACTTGCCGCCGCTGGATTCGCGGCTGGAGACCGTTTCGTGCATCACCACGATGCCCGCTGCGGCCAGCAGGCGCGGAATCTCGACCTCCAGGCCGGCGCTGGCCGGCCCCATGGCGGTGATCTCGAATTCGCCGGGAAACTGGAAGCCGTGCTCGGGGTTGTCGGATTTGATTTCCATGGGCCGATTATGGGTCCGTTCAGGGCCTAACCCAAGCCAGCGGTGACCGCAAAGTCGTTTCGCGGACCCGACAAGCACCGATTTTTTGGGGTGAGGCCACTTCAGCCCGTTTGCTCCGTCTTGAACGGGTGCGGAACGTCCCGCGCTTAACCAAGAACGAATTTTATGAATCGCTCAAAGCTCACCCTTAAGCTGATCTTCTCGACATTCGTGTTCGGCATCCTGCTGTCCGCACCGGATTCTGCCCATGCCGTCAATGGCTGGGATAGCAAGTATTGGGGCGGCGCCCTTTGCGTGCCCTACGGCAATACGCCGCATGCGGACTATTCCGTTCGCGGCGACGGCATTCAAAATATCAATGCCGGCCATGACCGTTGGGTGGTCTGCGCTTTAACGCGGGATTCGGAAGATGCGATGGGACCGCAAGGTTCGGCGTCGATCGAGATCAGCGGCACCCGCGCTGCGGCGGGCAGCATCGATTGCATGCTGACCAAAGGCGATGCCTACATGCCGCCGATGACCACGCTTGTCCGCTCCACCCCGTACTGGACGGGGATTTGGAGCGTGAGCTTTGCCACGGCCGACCTTTACTCAAGCGGCTCGGCCACGCTTACCGTCACCTGCCGACTGCCCCCCAAAGCGCAGTTGACCCGCGTACGCATCTCCGAGAACAACAGCACAGGTCCAGAAGCCATTCCCTGAACGAGCGCCATCACGGGCTGCGCGCGTCATCCGGGTATGGCCATTCCGCGGAGAACTTTCCGTCTTGAAGAGCGCCGACGAACGTCGTCGGCGTTCCTTCAGTCCGGAACCACCGCCATGAACCGTTCAACGAAGCCCATCGTCGAATACGCTTTGCTGGCGCTGCTGGCGATCGTCGCCTTGCTTACGGTAACCGGGGTCACCTAGCCGCATCCGGCCGCCCATCGCTGCGCCTGCATACCACGAAGACAGATATGAAGAACCACCATAGCGCAATGCCCTTGTTTATCGTTTTGTTGGTGGTACTCGCCGGGCTGGGGGTTGTTACGCTTGCGCGCGGCGGGGCCGATTCATCCGTGAACAGCGGGCGAAACAATGCGCTCGAACGGGATCGGCAGACGGACTATGCCGCACTCGAAGAAAAGGTCGACCGCCTAACCTATCTCATGCAGTCGGTGCCGAGCGGCGAGCGGACGTCGAACAGGGCGGGTACGCGAGCGCACGCCACGGCGCCAGAACACATGACACCGCAGCAAGCCCAAGCGCGGCAAGCGCAGATCAAAGCCGACCTGGACAAGCGATTCGAAACGCAACCGGTCGATGCGAACTGGTCGTTGGAATCCACGCGCCGGATCGAACGTTCGCTCTCCGCGGATGGCCTGAAGGAAATCGGCGCGCAACCGCCTTCGGCATCGCGTATCGACTGCCGCAGCAGCATGTGCCGCATCCATCTGGTTTACGGCGACAACGGCAGCGCCAGCGATGCCGGGATGATGCTGAATGTGGCGATCGCGGATCGCATGCCTTATACCCAGGTGTTGAGTCAGGCACGGACCGACGGCGGCGTCGACTACTTCATCTATGCGATGCGCGGCCACTCACGCTGACCGCGGCCTCAAGCGACATTCTGCGACCGGTTCGCCGGCCAAGAAAAAAACCGGCATTCGCCGGCCTTTTTACGCCCCGATCATTGGCCCGCGGGCGGCTGCCAAAGCTCTACCTTGTTTCCTTCCGGATCGATGACCCAGGCAAACTTGCCGTACTCGGAATCGTCGATCTTCTCGAGAACGTTGCAGCCTTCTTCACGCAGGACTTCGACCAGAGCGTGGAGATCCTCCACCCGGTAATTGACCATGAAAGCCGCGGTACTGGGCGCGAACTGGTCGCCTTGCGCCGAACCGATGGACCAGATGGTCGTTCCGGCCACCGGCTTGCCTTCGCCGTCGGTCCAGGCGAAAGCCGTGCCGCCCCACGCTTGGACATCGATTCCGAGGTGCCGCTTATACCAGGCGTGCAGTGCCGGAGCGTCTTTGGCTTTGAAGAAGATGCCGCCAATGCCCGTGACTCGCTTCATAGGACCTCCGAAGTCATGGGGTGCGCTTCTGCAGGCCAACGCCGAAGTCGACGGCGAACGGACCGTCGATCAGGTCGATTCCCACCACATCCAGAACTCGTCCCACAGGCGCTTGAAGAAGCCGCCCTCTTCCACGCCGTCGATCGCCACCAGCGGCGCCTGTGCGATCACCTTGCCGTCCAGCGAGACTTTCGCGGTGCCGATCTTCTGGCCCTTCTTGATCGGCGCGACCAGGGTCTTGGGCACGTCCATCGACGGTTTGAGCTGCGCGTAACGGCCGCGCGGGACGCTGACCAGCATCGGTTCGGCCACGCCCAGCCGCACTTCGTCGGCTTGGCCTTTCCATACCTTCTGCTTGGCGACCTGCTTGCCGGCGGCGTACAGCGTGTGCGTTTCGAAGAAGCGGAAACCCCAGTTGAGCAGCGCCTGCGAATCCACCGCGCGCTGGTTCTCGCTGCTGTCGCCCATCACCACCGTGATCAGGCGCTGGTCGCCGCGCTTGGCCGAGGCCATCAGGCAATAGCCGGCGCCGGAATGGTGGCCGGTCTTGATGCCGTCCACGCTCGGGTCGCGCCACAGCAGCAGATTGCGGTTGGGCTGGGTGATGGGGCCGACCGTGAATTCCTTGATCTTGTTGTACGAGTAGGCGACCGGATAGTCGTGGATCAGCGCGCGGCCGAGCAGCGCCAAATCGCGCGCGGTGGAGTAATGCTCGGGTGCGGACAAGCCATGCGGATTGACGAAGTGCGAGCCCTTCATGCCGATCCGCTGCGCGTACTGGTTCATCAGCGACGCGAACGCTTCCTCGCTACCGGCGACGTGCTCGGCCAGCGCGATCGCAGCGTCGTTGCCGGACTGCACCACCATGCCTTTTTCCATCTGCTCCAGCGGCGCGGTCTTGTTGACCTCGAAACCGCTGTAGCTTCCGTCGGTGCCGGCACCGCCGCTGCGCCAAGCGTTCTCGCTCATCATCACCGGGTCTTCGGCCTTCACCTTGCCATTCTTCATCTCCGCGGCGATCACGTAGGACGTCATCACCTTGGTGATGCTGGCCGGCTCGACGCGCGCGTCGACGTTCTGCCCCGCCAGCACCTGGCCGGTGGCGTAATCCATGATCAGCCAGGCCGAGGCTACTTTGGGCGCCGGCGCCGGAGGCACGGGCAGTTCGCCGGAGGCGACCGCGGCCGGCGGTGCGGGCTGCGGCTTGTTCTGTGCGATGGCCAGGCCGAAGACGGCGGTGGCCAGGGCTGCGAAGGCGATACGGCCGCCGGCGGAACGCAATTTCATCGATCAAGTACTCCTAAAAGCAGGCCCGCAATGCCGCGGCCCAAGCGAAGCTCCGAATTTTAAAGCACCTGCCGGCCGAAGCCCGCGTTCCCCTCTCCCGCCTGCGGGAGAGGGACAGGCCCGAAGGGCCAGGGAGAGGGTTCGGCTTTTCGTGCCATCTAACAACAAGAACAAAGCACGCGTCGCTACGCTCCGCCCCCTCTCCTGCCCTGCGGGCATCCCGCTCCGCGCCCCGGCCCTTGCTATTCGCAAGGGGCGTTCAGGGGCATGCGAAGCGGTGCTTCGCAAGCGATGCCCCTTCACCCACAAGGGGAGAGGAAAAAGCAGCAGCTGAGGCGAAAAACTAGTCCTTCACCACCCGCGGCTGTCCGAATCCCAGACCCGCAATCCGCCCGGCGAGTTCCGTCGCAGCGTTTCCGCGCATCGGCCCCACCCGCAACCGCCACAACTTCTGCCCGTTCACCTGCGCATCTTGCAGCCGCGCGTCGCCGATCCCGGCGCCTTTGAGCATGGTCAGCGCGCGGCTGGCGTTCTGCTGGCTGGCGAAACTGGCGACCTGGAGTGTGACCTCTTCGCCGCCGCCCGAAGACGTCGGCGCCTGCTCGGCGACCTTGCTGGCCACGCTGGCTTCGGCGGCCTTCGGCGCGACCGGTTCGGGCGCCACCGGCTTGACCTGGGCATCGACCTTGGCCAGCTTGCCCGGCTTGCCGGTGGCCACGCTGACGCGGCGCGCCTTCATCCAGGCGTCGAACTCCTTCACCGTCATCGGCTTGCCGTCCTGGCGCATGTCGAAGCGGTAATCGGTATTGGCCAGGGGCGCGGCGGGCGTGGCGGACGCTTCGGGCTTGCGTTCGGCCGCGGCCGCGGCGCCAACCGGCAACGCGGCGACCAGTTTGTCGATGGCGGTGTCCGGCGCCGAAGCGAGCGCGGCAGCCGGCATGGCCGGGGCGGCCGCGACGCGCGTATCCGTATCCGTGTGCCGGGCGTTGAGGCCTTCGACACGTACTTTGCCGGTGCCTTTGCGATCGATGCCCAGCTTCACCGCCGCGGCGTAGCTCAGGTCGATGATGCGGCCGTCGTGGAAGGGGCCGCGATCGTTGACGCGCACGATCACCGACTTGCCGTTGTCCAGGCTGGTGACGCGCGCGTAGCTGGGCAGCGGCAACGTCTTGTGCGCGGCGCTGAAAGTGTACATGTCGTACACCTCCAGCGACGAGGTGCGGCGCTGGTGGAATTTCTTGCCGTAGAACGAGGCGGTGCCTTCCTCGTCGTAGCCGTCGGCGCTGTCCAACACCTTGTAGGATTTGCCGAGCACTTTGTAGGGCGAACGGTTGCCGTAGCGCGAGCGCGGCTCGTCTTTGACTTCGGGCTCGGGAATCAGATCCACGTCGTGCAGGCCGTCCGGCGCACTGTCGGCGACATGCGGCGCGTACAAGCCGCCGGCGGTGTAATCGCCGCGCTTGCTGGGGTCTTCCTGGGCCGGCGCGTACGGCGAATGGCGCTTGGCGGACGACGAGCGCGACGGCGCGTTCTTATGGCCTGCAACAGGCGCCGTATCCTTCTTGGGCGCGCTGCAAGCGGCGAGCGCGGCGATCACGGCGGCGGCCAGGCACCGTTTGACGGCGACGGTTTTCATGGGGCCCCCACGGCCCCGCCATTGCGTATCGCCTGCGCGAGCTGGTGCACCGCCAACGCGTACATCGGCGAACGGTTGTAGCGGGTGATGACGTAGAAGTTGCGGTAACCGAGCCAGTATTCCTTGCCCATCTCGCCATCCAGCGACAGCAAGGTGGCGCCTTCCGCCGTCGGCTGGCCGGCCTGCGGGCGGTAACCGCGCGCAGCCAGATCGGCCAGGGGATAGACCGGATCGAGCGACTCGGGCACGAAATCGGCGGCTGCTGCATCGCGATCGGCGCGCGCCGCGACCGGGCCGCCGCGCTGCCAGCCGTGCACGACGAAGTAATTGGCGATCGAGGCGAACACGTCGGGCAGATGCGTGAGCAGATCGCGCTGGCCGTCGCCATCGCCGTCCTTGCCCCACAGACGATAGCTGGACGGCATGAACTGGCCCATGCCCATCGCACCGGCATAGCTGCCTTTCAACGCGAGAATATCGAGTTGAGGTTCGACCTTGCCCAGCGCGAACAGCTGCGCCAGCTCGCCGGCGAAGAACGGCGCACGCTTGGGGTAATCGAAGGCCAATGTGTACAGCGCATCGACGACGCGATAGTTGCCGGTGATCTTGCCGTAGCTGGTCTCCACGCCGATGATCGCGACGATGTATTCGGCGGGCACGCCCGTCTCGGCGGCGATGCGGTCCAGCGCGCCGCGGTTGGCCGCGTAGAACGCGCGGCCGCCTTCGATGCGCGCGTCGGTGAGGAAGATCGGCCGGTAATCGCGCCAGGGCTTGACGGCCTCGGCCGGGCGCGTCATCGCATCGATGATCTTCTGCTGGTACTGCGCCTGCGCCAGCACCGAGCGGACGAAAGCCGGGTCGGCCTGATAGGTGCCGACGGCGTAATCGACGAAGGCCTGGATGCGCTGCTCGCGCGGGATCGCAGGATCGGTGACCGGCGCAGGCGCGACCGGGCGTTCCGGCGGCTGCGGCACTTTAGGCAGCAAAGCA encodes:
- the lipA gene encoding lipoyl synthase; translated protein: MTDTVAKSIPLQVVASTPAPLEPGAKQVAGDKISRSPVKFDDAPVLRKPSWIRVRIPSNGAVAALKAKLRENRLVTVCEEASCPNIHECFGHGTATFMILGEVCTRRCSFCDVAHGRPKPPDPLEPFNLANTIADMGLKYVVVTSVDRDDLRDGGAQHFVDCIAAVRAKSPNTKIEILTPDFRGKGRMERALEILATNPPDVFNHNVETVPDLYTNVRPGADYQWSLTLLQKFKQQHPQLPTKSGIMLGLGETMEQVQGTLRDLRAHDVDMVTIGQYLQPSAHHHPVLRYWTPDEFKALEVYGMSLGFTHVASGPLVRSSYHADRQAAEAGVAA
- a CDS encoding carboxy terminal-processing peptidase, whose amino-acid sequence is MKLSHTLLAALVLTAPLALLARADSDGLPAGPTPDQATTSKLVYGLLSDSRYAYRPRALDDALSQDVFKRYLEAIDPGKMFLTAQDVAQFATQKTKLDDAIKAGELTPAYAIFAVYKQRVEQRVAYARGLLKQNIFDFSGTDRWEYDREDLPWAKDSAELDAVWKQSVRNDWLRLKLAGKKPDEIRKTLDKRYANLGKTYAEFNGEDAFQTFLNAYASSIDPHTNYLDPRGAERFNQSMSLSLEGIGAVLQKQDDVVVIREIVPGGPADLSDKLKPGDRIVGVGQGNSGVMEDVIGWRIDDVVEKIKGAKGTQVRLDIVPPEAGLDSKPNRLVLTRDKVRLAEEAAKGETLNVPANGNTPAKRIGVIKLKGFYQDFEGRRKNNGDYASATRDVAKLLAQFRADKVDGVVLDLRGNGGGSLNEAIELTGLFIDKGPVVQVRESGGRVSVESDRNPGVAWDGPLAVLINRGSASASEIFAGAIQDYGRGLVIGETTFGKGTVQNLVDLDRWPANEKARFGQVKLTIAQFFRVAGGSTQNKGVVPDIAFPVTVDASDYGESTYDNALPWTRIASVPHTQYGNFAPLLPKLETLHSARIAKDVEFQWQAEDVARFKAERDKKYLSLNETERRAEKNKLDAIRKNRQEERKRLNIALDPLLEDNGDDGLQTSERDIAKEAAREKAAENLPDPLLRESASILADAVYLLNGDRALAGQVLPEAKTPGHWAE
- the mltB gene encoding lytic murein transglycosylase B, with the protein product MTRRALACLLPFALVACATNAAAPTPPSTPTPAPAAAPTPPASALLPKVPQPPERPVAPAPVTDPAIPREQRIQAFVDYAVGTYQADPAFVRSVLAQAQYQQKIIDAMTRPAEAVKPWRDYRPIFLTDARIEGGRAFYAANRGALDRIAAETGVPAEYIVAIIGVETSYGKITGNYRVVDALYTLAFDYPKRAPFFAGELAQLFALGKVEPQLDILALKGSYAGAMGMGQFMPSSYRLWGKDGDGDGQRDLLTHLPDVFASIANYFVVHGWQRGGPVAARADRDAAAADFVPESLDPVYPLADLAARGYRPQAGQPTAEGATLLSLDGEMGKEYWLGYRNFYVITRYNRSPMYALAVHQLAQAIRNGGAVGAP
- the lipB gene encoding lipoyl(octanoyl) transferase LipB, whose amino-acid sequence is MVRDLGRQPYEPVWRAMQRFTDARDDATPDEVWLVEHDPVFTLGQAGKPEHVLMPGEIPVLHVDRGGQVTYHGPGQIVAYPLLDLKRLKIGVREYVHRIEQALIDTMAEWNLHAERRDGAPGVYVAGAKVAALGIRVRRGCTFHGLAFNVAMDLEPFRRINPCGYEGLQVTSVLDLGGPSRLDAVKPVLLEQLAAQFGLNLERREALPDLSLAA
- a CDS encoding VOC family protein; this encodes MKRVTGIGGIFFKAKDAPALHAWYKRHLGIDVQAWGGTAFAWTDGEGKPVAGTTIWSIGSAQGDQFAPSTAAFMVNYRVEDLHALVEVLREEGCNVLEKIDDSEYGKFAWVIDPEGNKVELWQPPAGQ
- a CDS encoding D-alanyl-D-alanine carboxypeptidase family protein, whose amino-acid sequence is MKLRSAGGRIAFAALATAVFGLAIAQNKPQPAPPAAVASGELPVPPAPAPKVASAWLIMDYATGQVLAGQNVDARVEPASITKVMTSYVIAAEMKNGKVKAEDPVMMSENAWRSGGAGTDGSYSGFEVNKTAPLEQMEKGMVVQSGNDAAIALAEHVAGSEEAFASLMNQYAQRIGMKGSHFVNPHGLSAPEHYSTARDLALLGRALIHDYPVAYSYNKIKEFTVGPITQPNRNLLLWRDPSVDGIKTGHHSGAGYCLMASAKRGDQRLITVVMGDSSENQRAVDSQALLNWGFRFFETHTLYAAGKQVAKQKVWKGQADEVRLGVAEPMLVSVPRGRYAQLKPSMDVPKTLVAPIKKGQKIGTAKVSLDGKVIAQAPLVAIDGVEEGGFFKRLWDEFWMWWEST
- a CDS encoding DUF493 family protein; protein product: MEIKSDNPEHGFQFPGEFEITAMGPASAGLEVEIPRLLAAAGIVVMHETVSSRESSGGKFVSVKLSFRAESREQYETAHEALRSHPEVKWTL
- a CDS encoding septal ring lytic transglycosylase RlpA family protein → MKTVAVKRCLAAAVIAALAACSAPKKDTAPVAGHKNAPSRSSSAKRHSPYAPAQEDPSKRGDYTAGGLYAPHVADSAPDGLHDVDLIPEPEVKDEPRSRYGNRSPYKVLGKSYKVLDSADGYDEEGTASFYGKKFHQRRTSSLEVYDMYTFSAAHKTLPLPSYARVTSLDNGKSVIVRVNDRGPFHDGRIIDLSYAAAVKLGIDRKGTGKVRVEGLNARHTDTDTRVAAAPAMPAAALASAPDTAIDKLVAALPVGAAAAAERKPEASATPAAPLANTDYRFDMRQDGKPMTVKEFDAWMKARRVSVATGKPGKLAKVDAQVKPVAPEPVAPKAAEASVASKVAEQAPTSSGGGEEVTLQVASFASQQNASRALTMLKGAGIGDARLQDAQVNGQKLWRLRVGPMRGNAATELAGRIAGLGFGQPRVVKD